GAACCAGGAAAAGACGAGAAGAGAGGGTCTGCCGTGTGTGGCAGACCCTCTCTTCGTTCTTACTCAGGAAGCTGGTGCTTTCTGAAGCTGCGTGTTCAGTTCGAGCCCACGCTCATGCCAGCCGCGCGGAACTTGCTCTGCCACAACTGGTACTCCTGCTTCTCGGTGTCCAGTGTGACGGCGCCGGACCAGCTTTTGTTGTTGTAGCAGGTGCTGGTGCAGTCGGGCAGCCAGGTGTTGTTCAGCCACGTGCTGTTGTTGCTGTTGACACGTGTCCAGCCGATTACGTTGTTGTAAACCGTGTTGTTGAACCAAGTGTTGATGAGTTTGCCTTTGTGGATGTCCCAGACATAGATGCCGACGTTCTGCGACTGGTTGACCTCTCCGGTGGGCAGTCGGCCACTTGACAGGACACGATTGTTGAAGACCCTATGGTTATGACCACCGGCAATACCGATGCCCTGGTTGGAGGTGCTGACGATCTGGTTGTTGTAAACGTCGACGTAGCCACCGGCCTCGTTCATGTTGCGCTCAGGGCCGTCGCCCAGCATGATGCCGCCGCCGGAATACGAACTGTCGGACAAATCAACAGCGAAAGCACCCTGAATGTAGTTGTCATGAATTTGAATTCGGCTGCTGGAGGTTCCGCTGGTGGAGTACAGGTTGATGTTCTCTTCAAGTGAGCTCTTGCCCGGCTCGTTGATCACTTCGTTCCAGGCAATTTCTATACCTGGCACGCTGCGAACTTTGGCGAGCTGAGCGAACTGGACGCGGTAGCGCTCTCCATTGTAGCCGCCCTTACCGTCGCTGCGGCGTCCATCAATGTTCTTGGCTTTATTGCGCAGGATTTTGATCGTCTGTCCTGCACCCTTTCCGTCGAACTCGTTGACGTAGATCCCTGTGGTTCCCTCCATGTAGTTGTTTTCCACACGAAGACTGCGAACTTCTTCAACGGCGATAAAACGTCCAGCCGGTCTGCCCGCAACATTGGGATTCATCCCATAGCCATTGGAATTGCGGACCGTCAGGTTGACAAACCAGCCACGGATCAGCTCGCCGCGTCCGCGCATGTTGGACCCCTCGATCACGACAGGCTCGCTCGTCTTGATATATACCGCAGGGACCCTAGGGTCTAGGCTCTCCCAGTTGCCGCGGTAGGTGCCGCCCTTTGTGATGACCAGTGGCCCGCTGTACTTGACATTGTTGGAAGGTGGAGGCGTGGGAGAGGGCGCAGCGGCAGGAGGCGTGGGCTTGCTGGAAACATTGCAGTCTACTAGAACAGGCCCGCCCCAGTTGGCATGATCGTAGTCAATGTTATCGCCCGCATTAATAACCACCAGCTTCAGTTCCTTGCGTCCCAAGACGTCTACATTGACCGTCTTGGCCTTGTCAGCACCGGTCATCTTGCCACTGTCAAATAGCTTCTTACCGTCGGCGTAGACCTGGAATATCACGCTGCCCCGGCTGCCTACCTCGTCGTCCATGCCCACGTCGCTCGTAAACCGGCTGCACTTGCCCTCAAGATTAAAGGTCATCGAGGAGTTGGAATGCACGCCAAAACCGCTGTCGTACCCCTTGCCCTGAATCAGCAGTTTGCCTCCGTCCTTAGAGCCCTTCTCGCCATTGCTCATGTTGCGCTCAATGGGGCCCCAGCCACTGGTGGCAGCCGTCCAGGGCTCGTTGCTCAGTGCGTTGTTACCGGCCTTGAGATCCTGCGACTTCAAATCTGTCAGCCCATTGTCAGAGGAAACCCATGAATGGTCCGTGCCGTCGTAGATGAACTGACTGCCGTCCCGTTGATCTGCCTGGGGCTGCTGCTCCGCAGGCAGCTGTGGCGCCGCATTCTGCTGAGAGCAGGCAGCCAGGGTCAGAGTGAGGGCCAGGGCGGTGAGGGACAGGGCGGAACGGGTGGAGTGGGACATGGAATTTCCTTTTGAGATGGACGTGTGCTTGATCGTTTTAGCTTCAAGCACGGGGTGGGTCTAGATGTGCGCTTCGGCGCTCATTCCAACTTCGGCGGCGCCATACGGCTGCCGGTTGAGCAAGGCACGTTCGGCTTGCCTCAACAGTGCACGCGTTCATCGGACATGCATAGTCACCTTAACGAAATCTTATTAGAGAACTCTGCAAAGGAATTGGCTGCCAGGATTCTCATTTGCCTCATAGACTTCAGAAACATCGAGAAGGTAAGTAAGTTTCTGCCTTTTGGGACACTGAAGTAGAATTTCTCACACTGCGCCTCAAAGGTTGTGGGAGCCGTTTGAAGAGCGGCCTTAGCCAAATCTCTAAAACTTAGCGATAGAAGTGCGTCACCGTCAAAGTCGTTGCTGACGCTACAACGGCTTAAATCTCTAGGGCTATGACCTACCGTCAATCGCTGAAATTCATTATGGATCATACTAAATTATAAATAGGTCATAATAATGCTAAAATTGAGACTCTGATATAGTAATTCTGTGATTAAATATACTAAATGTCTTATTAATATATTATCTTTACTTAGTCGCAAAGCCAAGCCTATTCATTTTTTATTGAGAAGAGACTGCAGTTCGACTTCCTGTCACTCTCGTTATACGAAAAGACAGACGCTTATTACGGCGTCAAGGAGCACCTCTGCAACCATCTCAACTGCAAAGTCTGGGCCCAACCGTCTACTGGAAGCTCATCGGATCAGTCTGGTTGCCATACCCAGCCGATCGCTGTGGCAATCGTTGGGATGACATTTCACCTTCCCCCTCTGTACCGGACAACTTGACTTCAAGCTGCGCCTGGCGCATGAAATGGAGTGCTTAGCAGCCTGATCAGTGCGGGCAACTCGGGCAGTCCCCACCGCAGCGCATGGCCGAGCCGTTCCGCGCCGTAGCGCACCAGGCTCATGGCCGTTTTGCCATGAGCCTTCACCTTGACTGGCACCTGCGCTTGGAGCCACATGCCCACCCGCAGGCAGCTGACCCAGGCCAGGACGACCAGCCCGAAGAGACGTCCGGTCCGGGCGAGTGATGCCCGTGCGCTCCAGGTCAAAGCCGCGCACCTTGAGGCTCGCGAAGGTGCACCCCACGGACCAGCGAGCTCGGTACAGCACACACGTGTCCCACACGCTGACATCTGGTGGCCACAACCTGCATCACCTCGCCGTACACATTGGCGCGTTCGGCCAGGCACCGGACCTCCCCGACCTTCAGATCACCGAACCACGCATCAACGCGCAGCTCGTCGACGACGGCATTCTTCCGGATGCGGATGGCCCGTTTGATTTTCTTGCGCCTCAGAAAGCGGAACCACTCGCCGCCATCGTGATCGAGAGCAGTCCAGACGAGCGGCACCGTGTATCCGTGGAGGACGACACCAAGGACCAGGAGGTTCAGGGGCGTCTCTCCGCGCTCCCAGGTGCGGGTAGGCGTCCTCATGGGCGTCCGTTCTGCCCAAGAAGGTACGGTCCATGCTGAGCAACAACTTCCCTGGGGGCAGCAGGGTCAGCAGGAAAGCGAGAAAGACCGGTT
This genomic window from Deinococcus aerolatus contains:
- a CDS encoding NPCBM/NEW2 domain-containing protein, with product MLEAKTIKHTSISKGNSMSHSTRSALSLTALALTLTLAACSQQNAAPQLPAEQQPQADQRDGSQFIYDGTDHSWVSSDNGLTDLKSQDLKAGNNALSNEPWTAATSGWGPIERNMSNGEKGSKDGGKLLIQGKGYDSGFGVHSNSSMTFNLEGKCSRFTSDVGMDDEVGSRGSVIFQVYADGKKLFDSGKMTGADKAKTVNVDVLGRKELKLVVINAGDNIDYDHANWGGPVLVDCNVSSKPTPPAAAPSPTPPPSNNVKYSGPLVITKGGTYRGNWESLDPRVPAVYIKTSEPVVIEGSNMRGRGELIRGWFVNLTVRNSNGYGMNPNVAGRPAGRFIAVEEVRSLRVENNYMEGTTGIYVNEFDGKGAGQTIKILRNKAKNIDGRRSDGKGGYNGERYRVQFAQLAKVRSVPGIEIAWNEVINEPGKSSLEENINLYSTSGTSSSRIQIHDNYIQGAFAVDLSDSSYSGGGIMLGDGPERNMNEAGGYVDVYNNQIVSTSNQGIGIAGGHNHRVFNNRVLSSGRLPTGEVNQSQNVGIYVWDIHKGKLINTWFNNTVYNNVIGWTRVNSNNSTWLNNTWLPDCTSTCYNNKSWSGAVTLDTEKQEYQLWQSKFRAAGMSVGSN